A stretch of Ipomoea triloba cultivar NCNSP0323 chromosome 13, ASM357664v1 DNA encodes these proteins:
- the LOC116001663 gene encoding axial regulator YABBY 5-like, translated as MSTCNAAAAPEQLCYIPCNFCNIVLAVSVPCSSLYEIVTVRCGHCTNLWSVNMAAAFHHHSLSSSSPPSSPWQDHHAQVPNYTSPEYMGNGSSSKFNHKMPSRPPITTSIEERIVNRPPEKRARVPSAYNQFIKEEIQRIKANNPDISHREAFSTAAKNWAHFPHIHFGLMLDSNNNQPKLGVSEGTGKRLSKGLQY; from the exons ATGTCAACCTGCAACGCTGCCGCCGCCCCTGAACAACTCTGCTACATCCCTTGCAACTTCTGCAACATCGTCCTCGCg GTGAGTGTTCCATGCAGCAGCCTGTACGAAATTGTGACCGTCCGATGTGGGCACTGCACAAATCTGTGGTCTGTGAACATGGCTGCTGCCTTTCATCAtcactctctctcctcttcATCTCCTCCATCTTCTCCATGGCAAGATCACCATGCTCAG GTACCCAACTATACTTCTCCTGAGTACATGGGGAATGGCTCCTCTTCCAAATTCAATCACAAGATGCCGAGTCGACCACCAATAACCACCAGCATTGAAGAAAGAATTGTGAACCGCC CTCCCGAGAAGAGGGCTAGAGTGCCTTCTGCATATAACCAATTCATAAA AGAAGAGATCCAGAGGATCAAGGCTAATAACCCAGATATCAGCCACAGAGAAGCATTTAGTACTGCTGCCAAAAAT TGGGCACACTTCCCTCACATTCACTTTGGTCTCATGCTGGATTCCAACAACAATCAACCTAAGCTTGGGGTTTCTGAG ggAACTGGAAAGCGTCTTTCCAAAGGGCTGCAGTATTGA